In Pseudomonas sp. FP1742, the DNA window CGTTACCGTTAGGCAAGTAGCGAACTTCGGGATCCTGGCCGCAAGTGCCGACCAATATGACTTTGTTAACCCCACGGGCCATAACGTTCTCCTAGGCTACGCACGCTGCCTCGGCCGGGTTGTTCACCAGGCGCTCAAGGGTCGTGCGATCCAATAGTTCTGTGTCCAATTTGATGTAAATCGCCGCTTCATCAGCAACGATCACCGCATCTGTTACCCCTACGACGGCCTTCAGGCGCTCAACCAGACCCGCTTCGCGGATCGCCTCGGGCGACAACGGCAAGCGCAGGCTCGTGACGTAAGGTGGTTCACGCATGGTAACAGCAAAGGCCAGCCAGAGGGCAGCCAGGCCGGCGCATCCGAGGAATACAACCGACAAACCGCCGTGCTGGAACATCCAGCCGCCGAGGATCCCACCCAGCGCCGAACCTAGGAACTGGCTGGTGGAATAAACCCCCATTGCCGTGCCCTTGCCGCCCGCCGGTGAAACCTTGCTGATCAGCGAAGGCAAGGAGGCTTCCAGCAGATTGAACGCAGTGAAGAACACCACCGTACCAATCACCAGAGCCCGCAAGCTATCGCCGAACTGCCAGAAGAATAGCTCAGTGAGCATCAGCGTCAGCACCGCGCCCAATAAAACTCGTTTCATTTTGCGTTTCTTCTCGCCGTAAATAATGAACGGGATCATGGCGAAGAAGGAAATCAGCAGCGCGGCAAGGTACACCCACCAGTGCTGCTCCTTGGGCAAACCGGCTTTTTCGACCAGGGCCAGGGGCAATGCAACGAAGCTCGACATCAACATCGCGTGCAACACAAAAATGCCCAGGTCCAGGCGCAGCAGGTCCGGGTGCTTGAGCGTCGGGATCAGTGCCTGACGGGCGACGCCGGACTCGCGGTGCTGCAATGGCCCGGTGGCGCGCGGCACCATGAACATCACGATGACGATACCGAGCAGCGCCATGCCGCCGGTGGCGAAGAACAGCCCGGAGAGGCCGAAGGCACGGGTCAGCAATGGCCCTACCACCATGGCGATCGCGAACGACAGACCGATCGTCATGCCGATCATGGCCATGGCTTTGGTCCGATGCTG includes these proteins:
- a CDS encoding MFS transporter, with the protein product MHDPHSERMSGSETRAASGLALVFAFRMLGMFMVLPVLATYGMDLAGATPALIGLAIGAYGLTQAIFQIPFGFISDRIGRRPVIYLGLIVFALGSVLAANADSIWGVIAGRILQGAGAISAAVMALLSDLTREQHRTKAMAMIGMTIGLSFAIAMVVGPLLTRAFGLSGLFFATGGMALLGIVIVMFMVPRATGPLQHRESGVARQALIPTLKHPDLLRLDLGIFVLHAMLMSSFVALPLALVEKAGLPKEQHWWVYLAALLISFFAMIPFIIYGEKKRKMKRVLLGAVLTLMLTELFFWQFGDSLRALVIGTVVFFTAFNLLEASLPSLISKVSPAGGKGTAMGVYSTSQFLGSALGGILGGWMFQHGGLSVVFLGCAGLAALWLAFAVTMREPPYVTSLRLPLSPEAIREAGLVERLKAVVGVTDAVIVADEAAIYIKLDTELLDRTTLERLVNNPAEAACVA